The Terriglobales bacterium genome includes the window CGGAGGCGCCAGCCGCAAAAAAGACGGCGCCGACGGAAGCGGCGGCGGCAGCGAAAGCGCCGCCAGCGCCAGCCGCGGCGCCGAGTGCGGTCATCGAATTTCCGGCGGCGGATCGCGACGCCAGCGGGCAGCGCATTCGCTCGTCACCGCTGGTGCGGCGCATCGCCAAGGACAACAACGTCGCGCTGGGGAACGTCGCGGGGACGGGCCTGGGCGGGCGCATCACCAAGAACGACATCGCCGCGTTTGTGGTGCAGCACGGCGGGGGCGCTGCAGCGGCAGTTGCACGGCCCGCTGCGGCCGTGGCAGCGGCGGCTCCGGCCATGGCGCCGGCGGCACGTGCAGCGGCGACTCCGGCGGCTATGCCTGCGCCTGCCCCGATTCCCGGCGAGATTGTGCCCATGACTTCCATGCGCAAGACCATCGCGGCGCGCATGGTGGAGTCGAAGCACATCAGTGCTCACGTCCACACCGTCTTCGAGGTGGACATGACGCGCATCGCGCAGTTGCGCGAGCGGGAGAAGGCGGGCTTCGAGCAGCGCACCGGCAGTCGGCTGACCTTCATGCCCTTCTTCGCACGAGCGGCGGTCAACGCCATCCAGCAGTTCCCCATCGTGAACGCTTCCATCGAGGGCGAGAACATCCACTATCACCGAGAGATCCATCTGGGGATCGCGGTGGCGCTCGATTGGGGGCTGATCGTCCCGGCCATCAAGAACGCGGAGGAGCGCAACTTTCTGGGGCTGCAGCGGGCCATCACAGACTTGGGCGAGCGCGCTCGCACCAAGAAGCTGATGCCGGACGAGGTCCAGGGTGGGACGTTCACCATCACCAACCCGGGCAGCTTCGGCGCGCTCTTCGGGACGCCCGTCATCATGCAGCCGCAGGTGGCAATCCTGGGCGTGGGCGGCATCCATAAGGCGCCGCTGGTGGTCAGCGATCCGACGACGGGCGCGGACGGAATCGCCGTGCGCTCCGTCGTGCAGCTCTCGCTGGGCTTCGAT containing:
- a CDS encoding dihydrolipoamide acetyltransferase family protein gives rise to the protein MPTDVIMPQMGESIFEGTLTKWLKKPGEKVQRDEPLFEISTDKVDAEIPAPASGVLQEIKVAEGTTVQVNTVVGVIAGEGEAAGTTAPSPAKAEPAKAAGEGEEAGAAAPAKAEPAKAAGEGEAAGAPAAAKAEPAKAAKAAEKPKAAPAEAPAAKKTAPTEAAAAAKAPPAPAAAPSAVIEFPAADRDASGQRIRSSPLVRRIAKDNNVALGNVAGTGLGGRITKNDIAAFVVQHGGGAAAAVARPAAAVAAAAPAMAPAARAAATPAAMPAPAPIPGEIVPMTSMRKTIAARMVESKHISAHVHTVFEVDMTRIAQLREREKAGFEQRTGSRLTFMPFFARAAVNAIQQFPIVNASIEGENIHYHREIHLGIAVALDWGLIVPAIKNAEERNFLGLQRAITDLGERARTKKLMPDEVQGGTFTITNPGSFGALFGTPVIMQPQVAILGVGGIHKAPLVVSDPTTGADGIAVRSVVQLSLGFDHRVIDGAVADQFMALVKKYLENWNEELG